AAATTACTTGGTTGACCCGTTAGTGATAAAACAGCAACTGAATCTATCTATTAAGTAACTGGGCTGAAATCGCCACCTCTACTAAATTAATATCCTCTGTAAGTATAACATGTTCTTGACCAAAATAGGTCACTGGGATGTTTATatttcaacagatgtattattgtatggCTGAATTTATGTTAAAAATATTTCTAATGTGGctctaaaaatttattattcatatcaCACTGAAGTTGCCTGCTTGATATGTTGTTTATAGGCAGGTATGGTGGAATTTGTTGGTTTGATAAAGGTGAAGGTGGTCAGAGGCACAGACCTTGTTATTCGAGATGTGAGAAGTAGTGATCCTTATGTTATGCTCTCATTGGGAAATCAAGTAAGCCTAAATCATACGTAAAGATATCTGTTTCTGTTGCATAACTGTAAATGTAGTTGGATATTATACTGGTTTCATCATAAGAAGATCTTGTGTTTCGCTGCAGTCAGTGAGGACGCGATTTATAAAGAACAACCTTAATCCTGTTTGGAATGAAACGTTAATGTTATCGATTCCCGACAACGTTCCACCTTTGGTAGTGGTAAGCTAAATTTTGTTTAAGTTGTATTTTGATTGACttggtgatgaatgttattatcccTGAAggataaagatacaaaaaatagcATAGCAGGTTATAATGTGTAAACCTGCTAACAATGATTAACGAAATTTTTTATTAAATGGACAAACATGCCCTCATGTGCAACGCATGTGACAGGATTTAACGAAATTTTTTAACGTCCGTTAGATGGAAGTACTGTCTTTACAATAGTTGCAAACCACAGTGACTAACCTTATAAAAAAAAGGTTATGGAATGAACCTGCaatttggtacaaaccacagggactgtcCTTGTAATTTTGTCGTTTTTTAGTTCCGCGTTCAGATTACTGGAAAAGCGGAGTATTTCTACTCTGATTTACGTGTTTGACATGTTACCTATAAAAGATGCCCCAAATTGGCCCGGTTCACATTAAAGGGTTGATCAAACTAATTCAAAATTAACCTGCTATGCTATTTTGTCACGTGTTGTAAAGTTATTTATATACAGCAATTGTACCCTTTTGTAGTAGTGATAAAATTAAAAAGAATTGGCTAATAAGTTTTAAGGTGTTATGCAGAGTGTTTTTGACAAGGATAAGTTTACAACAGATGATTTTATGGGTGAGGCTGAGATTGATATCGATCCCTTGGTCGCTGCTGCCAAAGCGTTAGAAATATGTAATCCCACCGATCCCTCAGCGCAAATCGAAAAGGTGACAGATGGAAAAGACAAAAATCCCGTCGTCAATAATGGGATGATCACTGTCGCAGACGGGAAAGCAAAACAAGGAATTGTTCTTAAGCTGGAAAACGTTGAGAGTGGTGAGATAGAACTAGAAATTGAATGTGTGCCGTTAACCCAATAAATGTGAGAAAACGCCCAATATTATTAACTAGTTTTTTTCTTCATGTAGGATTTTTGTGATATGCATATGTTATCATAGGGTGGATTTGGGTATGTTTGAGTGATTAGGATGATTAATGTTGTAGTGTATGTAATGTTCATTTGATGTAAGAAATCTCTGTTTATTTATTTTCATGGCCCTCTTTTAGACCAAATATAACGTTTTTAGCGTAAGATAAAATCATCGTATGGCTATCTCGAAATTGTGTGCTTGTTAGGAACTCGACCACTATGGTTTCCTGCATCTTTCtaagaaaaaaaaatttttgtaGTAGCATATTTTGCTAATACCCAATTCACATCAAAAAGACAATCATGAAATCATCATAAATGCTTAGGTCCTCTCCGAACATATCAGTCAGGTAAACTCACGTCGTTGAATGAGATTAACTATAATTTACAATTTCCTCTAATGCGCTCAACGAATGACATTTCATAATGATATACATGGCACAACATAAGAAACTATATCATTATGCTAAAGACCACATGATAGCCTGTAACTATAAACTCGACTCAACAAAAACTGTTAAATATGATGTGTATTGCCTATTCACAAGTTCATAAGACAAATCTTGTCAAAAGAACAACCTTTCAAACAAGTATAAGTTGAAGAAGGAAACGCATACAAGTCATGTCAACCCATTCTTTGTCAACCATCATTACATGCAATACAACATGAAAGATTGTTTTATTCTTTGCCGACGGATCGAGCCAAAATAAATCGAGTGCAATGGAGGGTGAAATAACTTCAACTCTCTGGGGAATCATGAATAACCTTGTATGAAATGTTGATTTCGAAAAGGGTGGTTAATGCTATTGAGTGATTATGACAATATTGTTCGTCTGAGAGTAATTTGTGAGTGAATTCAAAGTGTCAAGTGGTCTTTAACATTTCCAAACTTAGAGCATTTATAGGTGCTCAATGGAGGTTACTCCAAATAACCGTATTTCTTCTATAACATGGGTTGGCAGTTATCTCCACACATTGACACCCGCATTCGCCATGTCCTCCTTAGAGAAGTGCGGAAATTCAGCAACATCAATGACTAGGTATTTTGAAACGATGGACGTAATGAAATTAGGCTTCTGTCTGATACGCTATATTCAAAATTAGGGCACACATCCGGGTCACGTGGCACTTAAATTGGGAAAAGCATGCCTCGCACATGATTTCTTCTTCTTCAACGACAGCAACGGCCAATTGAACCGAGACTCAATCCTGTTAATTCAGTTACAATTGTTTATTGTAGAAATCAGTTAGTGTATCTAGTTATATAGTTGATTGTAACGAACTAGAAGTTAGTTTTTCCAGTTATCAATTTCATTCCTTCTCTGTAATTCGTTCGCAACTTTGGATGTAATAAAATCCGATTAAACTTCATTGTTCTTTCTCAATTATAGAACTTTCAGGTTTAGTAGATAGTTAACTCTGATCATCAATCCAGGTTAACGTATCAATTGGTATCATAGCTACAATTCTGAAATCGATTCTATTCAATTGCTTAAAATGGTGACGTTGACATGATCAAATGATGAAGGTATGCCGAAAGCGGTTAAGAGTGCCATCGCTGAGTTAACTCGTACTATAATGGAGATGTCTGCACAGTTCAACACTCGAATTGATGCAGCTGTCGGTTCAATCAATCATAAATTAGATGATGTAATTGTTCAACAACAATATTTGACCACAAAAGTCAATAAATTCAAGAATGGGGAAGGTACACATCATAGAGGTGCATGTCAAAAATTGACTCGTCTCACAAAGTTAGATTTTCCCAGATCTGAAGGAGAAGATGTCTAGGGATGGCTGTACAGATAATCAGTACTTAAAGTGGATCATACTAAAGATGATGACAAGATACATATAGCTTCTATACACATGTATAAGAAGGCACTGTTGTGGCATCAAGAATATGTTAAGAAGCATGGACCAGATATAGAATGGAATGAATACCAAGATGCTATGCTGTTCTTAAGAGGTTCAAAACAAGTATTGAAGATCCTTTGGCTGAAATCAAAAACTTGAAGGCACACAGATTCATTGCAAGATTATAATGATGAATTTGTGGTTCTTTTGAACAAGGTGGATATCAATGAGAAGCAGTCCATTAGTTGGTATTTGGAAGGCCTGGAGAAGGAATTAGAGATTCCTGTAAGAATGTTTAATCCAAAAACATTAGAGGATGCAATGAGTTTAGTAAGAATGCATAATGAAGATGAGTCACAGTCCATTTGCTTCACCTATAGTTATGGTCAAGAAAAAAGATGGCACTTGGAGGATATGCATTGACTATAAGGAATTAAATGTTAAACTGTCAAAGATAGGTTTTTCATTCCGATCATTGAAGAACTTATAGATGAGTTGAGTGGATCTGTAGTTCATTGTAAGCTGGATTTAAGATCTGGGTACCATCAAATAAGAATGCATGAGGCAGACATACCAAAAACTGATTTTAGAACCCATGAGGGTCATTATGAATTCCTAGTAATGCCATTTGGGCTAACAAATGTCCTTCAACCTTCCAAGATCTGATGAATGATCTTTAAACCATTTATAAGGAGGTTTACTCTGGTGTTTTTTGATGATATCTTCGTATATAGTGCTACTACGGATGAACACATTAAGCATTTGAGAATGATATCATAAGTTATGAGGCAAAATACCCTGTTTGCAAAGAAATCCAAGTGTGTATTTGCTACTTCCAAAGTAGAGTATTCGGGGCATGTTATTTCTGCAGAAGGTGTTTCTACTGATCACCCAACAAAGATAAAAGCTATGGCAAACTGGTTTATGCCTAAAACATTGAGACAGTTGAGAAGTTTTTTGGGATTAACTGGATATTACATGAGATTCATAACAAATTATGCTATGATTAGTAGACCACTGAACTTACTCACAAAGAAAGATTCATTTCTATGGTCAGATTTAGCTACAATAGCTTTTAATGAGACTGATGCTTCTGGGATAGGTATTGGAGCAAATCTGCAGCAAGGAGGTCATCCAATTGCTTTTATAAGCAAGATACTTTCACAAAGACATCAAGCTCTGTCTACTTATGATAGACAGTTCCTGGACATTATGCAAGCATTGGAAAAATAGAGGGGTTTACTATTAGATCATCGATTCATAATCAAGACTGATCACATTAGTCTTAGACATCTGGTTGATCAAAGGTTATATACTCCTACTAAAACTAAATGGTTACCAAAGTTAATAGGGTTTGATTATGACATTGTTTAAAAGAAGGGCAATGATGATGGAGCAGTAGATGCTTTATCTAGGGTACATGGTGATGTTGAATTATTCAATATTCAAGTATCCAACATAGAAAGTGATATGTCTGACAAAATCAAAGTTAATGTGGCCGAGGATGTGGATTTATAGGATCTTATTTCAAGAATGATCAATAATGATGATTCAGTCAAACATTATTCCTGGCAAAGTGAGTAGTTATACAGAAAAGGCATGTTGGTGGAAGGGTCATATGAGTCATTAAGATTGGATATTATCCAACATTTCCATAACACACCCTTTGGTAGCAGCTCTGGGTTAACTATACTATGCAAAAAATCAGAACTTACTTCTATTGGAAAAATATGAGGAAGCAGTTTAAAGAACACATCATGAAATGTACTACTTGCCAAAGGTGTAAAGCTGACCAAACTAACTACCGTGCGCTGTAACAACCACTACCTATGCCTAGCACCATTTGGACTGAACTGTCAATGGATTTCATTGAAGGGTTACAAATGTTACATGGAAATCTGTTACATTTGTGGTTGTGGATAGATTAAGTAAATATCCACACTTTATGGCCCTATCACACCCCTTCACAGCTTCTACTGTAGCTCAGTGTTTCCTTGATAATGTCTATAAGCTTCATGGTCTACCAAAAGTGATTGTTAATGATAGAGATAAGGTAGTCTTAACTACTTTTTGGAAAGAATTGTTCAAGTGTATGTAGATGCAGCTTCATCTATCAACTGCTTACCACCCCCAAACTAATGGTCAAACAAAGGTTGTCAATCGATGTTTAGAAGTGTATTTGAGGTGTATAACTAGTGATAAGCCTAAAAGTTGGTCAAAGTGGTTAGCTTTGACTGAATATTTAGATATAATGCCAACAACCATTCTTCTATTCATACAACACCCTATTAAGTAGTTTATGGGCAACCGCCACCCATTCCTATTGTTTACACTGCTAAAGATAGTAGAGTGGATGATATAGATCGATCTTTGACTACTAGACAACATGCCTCGAATATTTTAAAGTTTCATGTGAAAAGAGCACAAGACAGAATGAAGAATGTAGCAGATAAGAGAAGGACTGTCACAGAGTTTTTGAGGTGGGAACTTAGGTCTATGTGAAACTACAGCCACATAGACATGTCACACTTAGGTCACACAAGTATATAAAGCTCTCTCCAAAGTATTATGGTCCATTTCAAATTGTGgcaagaattggagcagttgcataTAAGCTACAATTGCCAGATACTACCCAAATCCACCAAGTGTTTCATGTTTCACAGCTTAAGGAGCATAAACAAGACACCCCAACTTTTATTGGCTAGCTTCCAGAAGTGAATGATGAAGGGTTGATTTCAATCATGGCACTTAAATTTTAGACATGAaatttgaaatgccccgttcataccgattataaacgattcacaatagttgatttcattgcgaggtacttgacctctatatgatacattttacaaacattgtattcatttttaaaagacaaacttccattacatcgaaagttgacagatatgcatatcctttcataatatatccaaactatgaatgacttaatattgatcttgatgaactcaatgacttgaatgcaacgtcttttgaaatatgtcatgaatgactccaagtaatatctctaaaatgagcaaatgcacagcggaatatttctttcatacctgagaataaatatgctttaaagtgtcaactaaaaggttggtgagttcattagtttatcataaacaatcatttccattaatttaatagaccacaagatttcattttcctttcaaggtgcaggtctgctcacttctataaaattcattcatatggattgaacacctgataatcgacatttacaagatgcatatagaatatccccatcattccgggactccttcggacatgataaatttcgaagtactaaagcatctgtgacgacccggaaattttaaccaaatttaaacttgatctttatatgttttcgacacgataagcaaagtctatattgttgagtctcgaaaattttggaactatgttcatgtattcaattaccttcgaccagtttcgacgattcacgaacaattaattgaaaatagatatgtgtgtgtgtgtgtgtatatatatatatatatatatatatatatatatatataaaaatggtaattgaaaatataatttgaaatattatatgttattgctattaaaatttaattatataaaataaataaaaataagatattataataattattatttaaaatatatctatatatataaagaaagtatattaaaaataaatattaaaagattgtaatactcatttaatgtcccgattgatattaagtaaattaaattcaaacttatatgattttaaaataaacggtgatgcgaaaatgagttctataaattataggcttattaataatacatttagaagtaatttgataaattttaaaactttttatattttacttggggttggaagtgaataattaatgtaattttttatttaatagttaataatcgaattttataccataatgaacaaaataaataaaaatagttaatttaaaaatttgggattttttcgtgTACTTTTAtcagccactaattaacaacggtgtACGAAATAATACCCTTAATAGAACTGTTGGTAGAATTCAAACAAATAAGTTTCAATGATTGTAATAGGGTTACTATTTTTCTTTTTGACTTCTCCACAAAATAATTCATATAGATGTTGGACCTAATTCTCTTCGAGAAATATGAGATTTGAATATGGATAATTGCTTAGTTAGCTAGTGGAATCCCATGTCCACCTTAACTGTTTGAAAAAGTGGATTTTATCAATCGATTATTAACACATTTCCATGAATCATGCAAAACGTGTAAAGTCATGAGAACAACTTCATTTACTTTgtgatataattattaattattattaatattataattaattgttGTACTATATGTAGATACTGAGAGATAGGGAGATAGAGACTACAAACAACCTTGTCTGTTAACTGTGCACTTGATTTCATTTCACCTGTTCCTTTAACAAAGATATTATAtaacatatcatatatatatatatatatatatatatatatatatatatatatatatatatatatatatatatatatatatatatacacacatatacatatgacATTCATGAAGAAGAAAATCCAACACCCATCACTCTGGTCTTCCTTCTTCACCCATGATCACGTCCGCCACCATGAACAACCCGCCACCATCATCTTACCACCGTCCAGACTAGTTTCACCACCCACAACCACTTTCCATCATTACCTTAAACCCACTTCGGTCAAAACATATATGAACACCATTAACACTAATAACCACGAGTAATGATTTTATTTTTTACATGAATCGAACACTTCATATTTTGTATCAAACAACCATCACAAACCACCCCAATATCATAACTCATAAACAAACACCACCTAACCATCACAAACTGTTGCAGCTACGATCGTCTTCTATTTTGCAGCCGTGAAACCACCATTGTTGCCATATGCTACAGTTGTATTGCTGCTACTAAGCTGTAAGTTTCTGTTTCTAATCAAGAACCAAAACGAACTCCAGCTGCAAACCTTTACTATTTCAGTACAccctttttctgtttctatttaaaATATCCACGATGACTGCTACTGTACATCATCATCTTGAACTATCACTCGCCTCCTGTTGCTGCTATATCGATTCTAAACTGCTGCTTCTAAGTGTATTCTTCTATTTCACGCTGTAATTTATTCTTCTTCTTGAGACAATAAAGTTACAATGAAAATGATAGATTAAGGGGGCATGATGATTGATGTTGCAAATGGGCATCGTGCTAGTCTAAAAAGTAATAAGAAAACGATAGGATGAGCTGTAAAGGAAAATGAAACCTTTTTAAATTCTTATCTATCCGTGACTGCTTTACTCCCGTTTGGACTAGACGATCTCACATCACTCACCCATTGATTTTACTTGGGCCGTTTTTCTATTAGTGTTTTGGGCTGTAACAAAGACCCGTTTGCTTTCTGTTTTAATCGAAGCCCAACTATTATTTAGCCAACATTTAACTGctatcttttttcttcttcttcttcttccgtaaAACGCTCAACAAACCACCACACATGTTATTGTTGCTGCTATGGGTCTGCTTCAAATACTAACCTTGGATCATTGAAAACGACTGCTATTTTGTTCGAACCCAAAAACCATCCCAATCTTTATCTTTCAGTTCCTGTTGATGGCCAAGAACTACCACCACCGAACCCTTTAAAATTTGTTGATTAAAACAATTTGGATCGGGCTTCAATTGGGCCAAATAACTTACTTATGGGCTGCTAGTGGACTAGTCCTTGAAGTTGGGCCTTTAACAAAATTTCACTTGTAATTGAATCACTGCCATCATGACGTGTTTCTATTGTTTTCGAATGATGAAACTATTGACAATGGTGATGATGATTAAGAAGACAATAgagtatgattatgatgatggtaaTGACGGTATTATGTTGATACGAAGATAATTTTAGGATGATGATAatatcataaaataacaagtattCGTGATAATATGATTAATTGGTGATGTTAAATTGAAACGATGAAGCTGTTAAAACGATATATGATTATGGGACGTGGTGATAATCCTGTGATTTTATGAATCTGTGATAATCATGATTAAGATTATGAAGAAGATTAGTTACAGGATAAATAAATTTAAATGGTGGATTTAATCAGCAAGTAACGAAACAGAGGATTGGTTTGAGGGTGTTTTGGGTTTTCGAGAAGTCGTGGGTTCGAATCTGGGCTAAGGcgtttatttttataaagcttgtcttcaaaggttgtattctattattaattgtattattattattattatcattattattattatcattattattattattattattattattattattattattattattattattattattattattattattattattattattattattaacattagtagtaagattattgttattattattattattattattattattattattattattattattattattattattattattattattattattattattattattattattattattattattattatcatttatcattaaagatagcatttttattaaaattttcatttctaataaagttatcatttttattaaaactatcattt
The window above is part of the Rutidosis leptorrhynchoides isolate AG116_Rl617_1_P2 chromosome 1, CSIRO_AGI_Rlap_v1, whole genome shotgun sequence genome. Proteins encoded here:
- the LOC139901820 gene encoding uncharacterized mitochondrial protein AtMg00860-like, with amino-acid sequence MRQNTLFAKKSKCVFATSKVEYSGHVISAEGVSTDHPTKIKAMANWFMPKTLRQLRSFLGLTGYYMRFITNYAMISRPLNLLTKKDSFLWSDLATIAFNETDASGIGIGANLQQGGHPIAFISKILSQRHQALSTYDRQFLDIMQALEK